One genomic region from Lachnospiraceae bacterium encodes:
- a CDS encoding 4Fe-4S binding protein, with translation MAYVINDDCISCGACAAACPVEAIKEGDDKYVIDPDTCIECGACAGTCPVGAPQPQE, from the coding sequence ATGGCATACGTAATTAACGACGACTGCATTAGCTGCGGCGCTTGTGCTGCTGCATGTCCTGTAGAGGCTATCAAAGAGGGCGATGACAAATATGTTATCGATCCCGATACTTGCATCGAGTGTGGCGCATGTGCAGGAACCTGTCCTGTAGGCGCTCCTCAGCCTCAGGAATAA
- the rimI gene encoding ribosomal protein S18-alanine N-acetyltransferase: protein MIVRSMREADLDRVCQLEEAAFSVPWSREAMKKEICENEQAHYLVAEESGELVGYGGFWQVLDEGHIMNIAVDEERRQRGIGEALLREMITLGTQLGILYWTLEVRVSNRAAISLYEKVGFSSAGIRPGYYEKPKEDAYIMWYQAD, encoded by the coding sequence ATGATCGTACGGAGCATGCGTGAGGCGGATCTTGACCGGGTGTGTCAATTGGAAGAGGCGGCGTTTTCGGTGCCGTGGTCAAGAGAGGCTATGAAAAAGGAAATTTGTGAAAACGAGCAGGCACACTATCTGGTCGCGGAGGAAAGCGGCGAGCTGGTTGGATATGGCGGCTTCTGGCAGGTGCTGGATGAGGGTCATATCATGAATATTGCGGTGGACGAGGAGCGGCGGCAGCGAGGCATTGGCGAAGCGCTGCTGCGCGAGATGATCACGCTGGGGACGCAGCTGGGGATTCTGTACTGGACGCTGGAGGTCAGAGTGAGCAATCGGGCGGCCATTTCACTTTATGAGAAGGTGGGCTTTAGCTCGGCGGGGATCCGGCCGGGATATTATGAAAAGCCGAAGGAAGACGCATATATTATGTGGTATCAGGCAGACTAA
- the dnaB gene encoding replicative DNA helicase, protein MADEKLVPRIPPHSEEAEQSVLGSVLIDHEAVNVAAENLKAEDFYNLRHKEIFEAVLDLYQEGRAVDLVTLKSQLERRGKLEAAGDMKYLSQIAAAVPNSVHIRQYVKIVKDKALYRRFIQLGNQVLTESFSTETPIEQLSEQVEKEVFGILQNRGSDDFSHIKDVLMESFDEIEKIAQNGGEVAGISTGFIDLDQKTAGLHPSDLVLIGARPSMGKSALGVNLIQNAAVRGGKTCAIFSLEMSKQQVVNRMLACEAGVDMEHLRSGNMTDQDWERLVEALGPLSEAQVYLDDTGGITLAELRSKCRKLKIEHGLDLVMIDYLQLMSGSGRSGDNRQQEISEISRGLKTLARELQIPVIALSQLSRALEARADHRPMMSDLRESGAIEQDADVVMFIYRDEYYHPDSEDKNIAEIIIAKQRNGPVGTVKLRYDGQYTRFSNLMHTPI, encoded by the coding sequence ATGGCTGACGAAAAGCTGGTTCCCCGGATTCCGCCGCACAGTGAGGAGGCGGAGCAGTCGGTGTTGGGATCGGTCCTGATTGATCATGAAGCGGTGAATGTGGCTGCTGAGAATCTGAAAGCCGAGGATTTTTATAATCTGCGGCATAAGGAGATTTTTGAAGCGGTGCTGGATCTGTATCAGGAGGGGCGCGCGGTTGATCTTGTGACGCTTAAGAGTCAGTTGGAGCGCCGCGGTAAGCTGGAAGCGGCCGGCGATATGAAATATCTGAGTCAGATTGCGGCTGCGGTGCCTAATTCGGTACATATTCGGCAGTATGTGAAAATTGTAAAGGATAAGGCACTTTATCGCAGATTTATTCAGTTGGGCAATCAGGTACTGACAGAGAGCTTCAGTACGGAAACGCCGATTGAGCAGCTTTCTGAACAGGTGGAAAAGGAAGTCTTCGGTATTTTGCAAAACCGGGGCAGCGATGACTTTTCTCATATCAAGGACGTTCTGATGGAGTCGTTTGATGAGATCGAAAAGATTGCTCAAAACGGCGGCGAGGTCGCGGGGATTTCGACCGGATTTATTGATCTGGATCAAAAGACGGCGGGGCTGCATCCATCGGATCTGGTGCTCATAGGAGCAAGGCCGTCTATGGGTAAGTCGGCGCTGGGTGTGAATCTGATCCAAAATGCCGCGGTAAGGGGCGGCAAAACCTGTGCCATCTTTAGTTTGGAGATGTCCAAGCAGCAGGTTGTGAATCGAATGCTGGCCTGCGAGGCAGGCGTGGATATGGAGCATTTGCGCTCGGGTAATATGACAGATCAGGACTGGGAGAGATTAGTAGAAGCACTGGGGCCTCTTTCGGAGGCACAGGTATATTTGGATGATACGGGCGGCATCACATTGGCAGAGCTTCGCTCGAAATGCCGGAAGCTGAAAATTGAGCATGGGCTGGATCTGGTTATGATCGATTATTTGCAGCTAATGAGCGGCAGCGGCCGGAGCGGTGATAACCGGCAGCAGGAAATCTCAGAGATTTCGCGTGGCCTGAAGACGCTTGCGCGGGAGCTGCAAATTCCTGTTATCGCCTTGTCACAGCTTTCCCGTGCGCTGGAGGCGCGGGCTGATCACCGTCCTATGATGTCAGATCTTCGTGAATCTGGTGCGATCGAGCAGGATGCGGATGTGGTGATGTTTATTTACCGAGACGAATATTACCATCCGGATTCAGAGGATAAGAATATCGCGGAAATCATCATTGCTAAGCAGCGAAACGGCCCGGTGGGCACAGTGAAGCTGCGCTATGACGGGCAGTATACCCGTTTTTCTAACCTGATGCATACGCCAATATAA
- a CDS encoding DUF1846 domain-containing protein: MKIGFDNEKYVRMQSEHIRERIASFGGKLYLEFGGKLFDDYHASRVLPGFEPDSKMRMLQQLADQAEIVIAINAADIEKKRIRGDLGITYDLEVMRLIDNFRERGLKVSAVVLTCFAGQPMAESFQKHLESKGIAVYRHYPIEGYPSDVAKIVSSEGYGRNEYIETTRSLVVVTAPGPGSGKLATCLSQIYQDHERGVQSGYAKFETFPIWNLPLSHPVNVAYEAATADLNDVNMIDPFHLKAYNKICVNYNRDVETFPVLSATFKKIYGSCPYQSPTDMGVNMAGNCIFDDEAVSKASRQEILRRYFQAQCNLKKEVGTETEVRKIELLMSQLGLEASERPIVGAAHQMAEETGEPAVALELASGDVVMGHTSKLMGASAAVIMNALKHLAGIPKEVDLISPTVIEPIQRLKTNHFGSQNPRLHSDEILIALSICAASDDTAKKALDQLDRLAGSEVHSSVILSTVDEGVFRKLGTYLTCTPYYQTQKLYRK, from the coding sequence ATGAAGATCGGATTTGACAATGAAAAATATGTGAGGATGCAGTCGGAGCATATCCGGGAGCGCATTGCCAGCTTTGGCGGCAAGCTATATCTGGAGTTTGGCGGCAAGCTGTTTGATGATTATCATGCATCGAGGGTACTGCCGGGGTTCGAGCCGGATAGCAAGATGAGAATGCTGCAGCAGCTGGCCGACCAGGCCGAGATTGTGATTGCGATCAATGCAGCAGACATTGAAAAGAAACGGATCCGCGGAGATCTGGGGATTACCTATGATTTAGAGGTGATGCGCCTGATCGATAATTTCAGAGAGCGCGGCCTCAAGGTAAGCGCAGTCGTGCTGACCTGCTTTGCCGGGCAGCCCATGGCGGAGAGCTTTCAGAAGCATTTGGAGAGCAAAGGCATTGCCGTGTACCGGCATTACCCGATTGAAGGATACCCTTCAGATGTAGCGAAAATTGTCAGCAGCGAAGGATATGGGCGCAATGAATACATAGAGACTACGCGTTCTCTGGTCGTGGTGACGGCGCCCGGACCGGGCAGCGGCAAGCTGGCGACCTGTCTTTCCCAGATTTATCAGGATCATGAGCGTGGTGTGCAGTCGGGATATGCTAAATTTGAGACCTTTCCCATCTGGAACCTGCCGCTCAGCCATCCGGTGAATGTGGCCTATGAGGCGGCGACGGCGGACCTGAATGATGTTAATATGATCGATCCTTTTCATTTAAAAGCCTACAATAAAATCTGCGTCAACTATAACCGAGATGTAGAAACCTTTCCAGTTCTGTCAGCCACGTTTAAAAAGATCTATGGAAGCTGTCCGTATCAGTCGCCGACGGATATGGGCGTTAATATGGCAGGAAACTGTATTTTTGATGATGAGGCCGTGTCAAAGGCTTCACGGCAGGAGATTCTTCGCCGGTATTTTCAGGCGCAGTGCAATTTGAAAAAGGAAGTGGGCACCGAAACAGAGGTGCGCAAGATTGAGCTTTTGATGAGCCAGCTGGGGCTTGAGGCGAGTGAGCGCCCGATTGTCGGAGCAGCGCATCAGATGGCAGAGGAGACGGGAGAGCCAGCCGTGGCGCTGGAGCTTGCCAGCGGCGACGTGGTCATGGGGCACACCTCAAAGCTGATGGGGGCCTCGGCAGCAGTGATCATGAACGCGCTGAAGCATCTGGCGGGGATTCCTAAAGAGGTCGATCTGATTTCGCCGACGGTCATTGAACCGATTCAGCGGCTCAAGACCAATCATTTTGGCAGCCAAAATCCGCGGCTCCATTCAGATGAAATTCTGATCGCACTTTCTATCTGCGCGGCCAGCGACGATACGGCCAAAAAGGCGCTGGACCAGCTGGACAGGCTGGCAGGGAGCGAGGTGCATTCCAGCGTGATTTTGAGCACAGTGGACGAGGGTGTTTTTAGAAAGCTTGGTACATATCTGACCTGCACGCCGTATTATCAGACGCAAAAGCTGTATCGTAAATAA
- a CDS encoding adaptor protein MecA, which translates to MDKRYKRGVTNMKAERINQDQIRFTLNAVDLQERNLRVSELAYGSEKTKALFDDMMKTALEQFGVDFSEKPLMIEAIPVSESTLTITVTRVSGAAELGALFGSNLPDGRRDQKEAPPEPKAATKETKRRQSSMELPENGEEVIYAFPDFESLCRAARHIPQQVGLKNMLYHDEQKGKYYLIVHYKKMDQRIRYVVSLLSQYCETWTINRHTEVIIKEYGRLVIKTRAIQKLAAIEQWQEGELHAGV; encoded by the coding sequence ATGGATAAAAGATATAAGAGAGGAGTGACGAACATGAAGGCAGAGCGGATCAATCAGGATCAGATTCGGTTTACGTTAAATGCGGTAGATCTGCAGGAGCGCAATCTCAGAGTTTCTGAGCTTGCCTATGGTTCAGAGAAAACAAAGGCCCTCTTTGATGATATGATGAAAACAGCGCTGGAACAATTCGGCGTAGATTTTTCAGAAAAGCCTCTGATGATTGAAGCCATTCCGGTTTCTGAGAGCACGCTTACAATCACGGTCACGCGCGTGTCGGGCGCCGCAGAGCTGGGAGCTCTGTTCGGCAGTAATCTGCCGGACGGACGCCGCGATCAGAAGGAGGCACCGCCGGAGCCTAAGGCCGCTACAAAGGAAACAAAGCGTCGCCAGAGCAGCATGGAGCTTCCGGAGAACGGGGAAGAAGTGATCTATGCGTTCCCTGATTTTGAGAGCCTGTGCAGGGCCGCGCGGCATATTCCGCAGCAGGTTGGCCTGAAGAATATGCTGTATCATGATGAACAAAAAGGAAAGTATTATTTGATTGTACATTATAAAAAAATGGATCAGCGCATCCGCTATGTGGTTTCATTGCTTTCACAATACTGTGAAACATGGACAATCAACAGACATACTGAAGTGATTATCAAAGAATACGGGCGCTTGGTGATCAAGACCAGAGCCATTCAAAAGCTAGCTGCCATTGAGCAGTGGCAAGAAGGAGAGCTGCATGCTGGAGTTTAA
- a CDS encoding M42 family metallopeptidase gives MNREFLKELLLTPSVSGHEEEAQRKALAYGQSFAQGQLCDPSGNAISVVNPESACKVLLCGHIDEIGFIVTHIQSDGMLRLAKAGGVRAGLYVGTPVQILHEGQKVDGVVAVASSLIKKGDVAVEDLMVDIGAETREQALEHVAVGDPVCADTQVHELLNDRFSSRGLDDRTGAFVILEAAKRAAQKGAQAGIYAATTVGEETTMRGAYYAASRVRPSCAIVVDVTWVSDAPETNPAHTGEVGLGKGPVLCMSSVVNKKMNRLFKQIAQEKEIPVQWELAPAGTSTDGDKVNLSGEGVPVALVSIPLRYMHSSVEIASWSDLENCIELISEFLLRIEEGFDYCPLS, from the coding sequence ATGAACCGCGAATTTTTAAAGGAGCTTTTGCTCACGCCCTCCGTGAGCGGTCATGAAGAAGAGGCGCAACGGAAGGCGCTCGCCTATGGGCAGTCCTTTGCGCAGGGGCAGCTCTGTGATCCGAGCGGTAATGCCATCTCGGTGGTCAATCCAGAGTCTGCCTGCAAAGTGCTTCTTTGCGGCCATATCGATGAGATCGGTTTTATTGTGACGCATATTCAGAGCGATGGCATGCTGCGGCTGGCAAAGGCCGGCGGCGTGCGCGCGGGGCTCTATGTAGGGACGCCGGTGCAGATCCTGCACGAAGGACAAAAGGTAGACGGCGTGGTCGCGGTAGCCAGCTCCCTGATCAAAAAAGGGGATGTAGCGGTAGAGGATCTGATGGTCGACATCGGAGCCGAAACCCGTGAGCAGGCCCTAGAGCATGTGGCCGTCGGTGATCCCGTATGTGCAGACACGCAGGTGCACGAGCTGCTGAATGATCGTTTCTCCTCAAGAGGGCTGGATGACCGGACAGGTGCCTTTGTGATTTTGGAAGCCGCAAAGCGCGCAGCGCAAAAAGGGGCGCAGGCAGGCATCTATGCGGCCACGACAGTGGGCGAGGAGACAACGATGCGCGGCGCCTATTATGCAGCAAGCAGGGTGAGGCCCAGCTGTGCGATTGTTGTGGATGTGACATGGGTGAGCGATGCACCGGAGACAAATCCGGCTCATACCGGCGAGGTAGGGCTTGGCAAGGGGCCGGTGCTCTGCATGAGCTCGGTTGTCAATAAAAAGATGAACAGGCTTTTCAAGCAGATCGCGCAGGAAAAAGAGATCCCTGTGCAGTGGGAGCTGGCGCCGGCCGGCACCAGTACGGATGGAGATAAGGTCAACCTGTCCGGCGAGGGCGTACCAGTGGCACTGGTTTCGATTCCGCTGCGCTATATGCATAGCTCAGTGGAGATAGCTAGCTGGAGCGATCTAGAAAACTGCATTGAGCTGATTAGTGAATTTTTGCTGCGGATAGAGGAAGGCTTTGATTACTGTCCGCTCAGTTAA
- a CDS encoding ABC transporter ATP-binding protein: MEILRVENLTKTYGSGLNQVVALDHVSFSVEKGEFIAIMGPSGSGKSTLLHLLGAVDRPTEGKLYMDGQDVFEQDDEKLAVFRRRQVGLIYQFYNLVSVLDVRENMTLPLLMDQREINEERLNELLHILNMEGRERHLPSELSGGQQQRVAIGRALMTAPAVLLADEPTGNLDSRNSQEIVSLLKKSNREYGQTLIMITHDENIAWQADRMITLADGKIQRDEVIRR, from the coding sequence ATGGAAATACTGCGGGTAGAGAATCTGACAAAAACCTACGGGAGCGGCCTCAATCAGGTAGTGGCGCTGGATCATGTGTCATTCTCAGTGGAAAAGGGAGAGTTCATTGCCATCATGGGACCTTCCGGCAGCGGAAAATCTACGCTGCTGCATCTTCTGGGAGCGGTCGACCGTCCGACAGAGGGCAAGCTGTATATGGACGGACAGGATGTGTTTGAGCAGGATGATGAAAAGCTGGCAGTGTTCCGCCGGCGGCAGGTAGGCCTGATCTATCAGTTTTACAATCTGGTTTCTGTGCTGGATGTGCGTGAAAATATGACGCTGCCCCTGCTGATGGATCAGCGTGAAATCAATGAAGAAAGATTGAACGAGCTGCTGCATATTTTAAATATGGAGGGACGGGAGCGGCACCTGCCCAGCGAACTCTCTGGAGGGCAGCAGCAGCGCGTTGCTATTGGGCGCGCTCTGATGACAGCGCCGGCTGTACTGCTGGCAGATGAGCCGACCGGCAATCTGGACTCCCGAAACAGCCAGGAGATCGTATCGCTGCTTAAAAAGTCTAACCGCGAATACGGGCAGACGCTGATCATGATTACCCATGATGAAAATATCGCCTGGCAGGCAGACCGGATGATCACGTTAGCCGACGGCAAAATCCAGCGGGACGAGGTGATCCGCCGATGA
- a CDS encoding 50S ribosomal protein L9, whose translation MKILLTEDVKKLGKKGEIVDVSDGYAKNFILPKKLGIEANKAVLNEWQVKKGSEENRKRKEEEEAKALAKELTGKEVVIRTKAGDGGRLFGSITSKDVAEAAEKQLGLKVDKKKIQMPDAIKGVGEYTVTIKLHAKAAAEIRLKVENDG comes from the coding sequence ATGAAAATACTTTTGACAGAGGATGTAAAGAAGCTGGGGAAAAAGGGCGAGATTGTCGATGTGAGCGACGGCTATGCCAAAAATTTTATTTTGCCGAAAAAGCTGGGGATCGAGGCCAATAAGGCCGTGCTGAATGAATGGCAGGTCAAGAAGGGCAGCGAGGAGAACCGTAAACGCAAGGAAGAGGAAGAGGCCAAGGCGCTGGCGAAGGAGCTGACAGGCAAGGAAGTGGTGATCCGCACGAAGGCTGGAGACGGAGGCCGTCTGTTTGGCTCGATCACCAGCAAGGATGTTGCGGAGGCGGCTGAAAAGCAGCTGGGCCTGAAGGTGGATAAGAAAAAAATTCAGATGCCGGACGCGATCAAGGGCGTGGGGGAATATACCGTGACGATCAAGCTGCATGCAAAGGCGGCGGCTGAAATTCGCTTAAAGGTGGAGAATGATGGCTGA
- a CDS encoding DUF1858 domain-containing protein: MAKTVTKDMIIADLLQVDEAVVPILMASGMGCVGCPSAQGETLEEACFVHGIDSEQVIKQINDYLAQKENEEA, translated from the coding sequence ATGGCTAAAACTGTTACAAAAGACATGATTATTGCGGATCTGCTGCAGGTAGATGAGGCTGTAGTTCCGATTTTAATGGCAAGCGGCATGGGCTGCGTTGGCTGCCCCTCCGCACAGGGTGAGACATTGGAAGAAGCCTGCTTTGTTCACGGCATCGATTCAGAGCAGGTGATTAAGCAGATCAATGACTATCTGGCTCAGAAGGAAAACGAAGAAGCATAA
- the tsaB gene encoding tRNA (adenosine(37)-N6)-threonylcarbamoyltransferase complex dimerization subunit type 1 TsaB, producing the protein MLILGIEAAAKVAGAALYEDGRILAEQMANGALTHSETLMPMIDAVFKAAGREPEELDYIALTSGPGSFTGLRIGAATAKGLALGLGIPVIPLSTLEVLAYGASGGMSCVPMMDARRGQVYSALYAGEQVLMEPQAISIQELAEKLRAWGQPCMCMGDAADLYREQLSALLGAQYHIAPPHLKDLRAAAAAALAAEKLAKGLVKGICGSELTIEYLRKPQAEREREARLSAEALSQAER; encoded by the coding sequence ATGCTGATATTAGGAATCGAAGCAGCCGCCAAGGTGGCTGGTGCCGCGCTGTATGAGGATGGCCGTATTTTGGCCGAGCAGATGGCAAACGGCGCGCTCACTCACTCAGAAACGCTGATGCCCATGATAGATGCCGTCTTTAAGGCGGCCGGCCGTGAGCCGGAAGAGCTGGATTATATTGCCCTGACCAGCGGTCCGGGATCGTTTACCGGCCTCCGGATCGGAGCCGCCACAGCTAAGGGACTGGCGCTGGGACTCGGGATCCCCGTCATTCCGCTGTCTACGCTGGAGGTGCTCGCTTATGGCGCCAGCGGAGGGATGAGCTGCGTGCCGATGATGGATGCACGCAGAGGACAGGTATACAGCGCCCTTTACGCCGGGGAGCAGGTGCTGATGGAGCCGCAGGCGATCAGCATACAGGAATTGGCAGAGAAGCTGCGGGCATGGGGACAGCCCTGTATGTGCATGGGGGATGCCGCCGACCTGTACCGTGAGCAGCTTTCAGCTTTGCTGGGGGCGCAGTATCATATAGCGCCGCCGCACCTGAAGGACCTGCGGGCCGCGGCAGCAGCAGCTTTAGCGGCAGAGAAGCTGGCGAAGGGGCTGGTGAAAGGAATCTGCGGCAGCGAGCTGACGATTGAATATCTGCGTAAGCCTCAGGCAGAACGAGAAAGGGAGGCAAGGTTATCGGCTGAGGCTTTGTCTCAGGCAGAACGATGA
- a CDS encoding trehalose utilization protein ThuA: MRVLIYNEFMHEQKVGSAAQRMYPKGIHMAIAEGLQKLDPDLSFQYATLENHRDTLTEEALAETDVLIWWGHMHHQDVEDAVVSRVCEAVNKGMGLIVLHSGHESKVFQRLMGTRCSVHWRESNENGHIWLLDETHPIVQGVQNPLDLSAEETYAEPFDIPQPDELLGVTWWKGGEIFRGMNLYRRGRGKIFYFHPGHETLPSYYNEQVLRVIDNALHYLQPVCRVQELTSRYKVPQEKDICEALFEEKEGKLRYKGYESAHEWKAVRTNTEEEAR, encoded by the coding sequence ATGCGCGTTTTAATTTATAATGAATTTATGCATGAGCAAAAAGTGGGCTCGGCTGCACAGAGGATGTATCCAAAAGGAATTCATATGGCCATTGCAGAAGGGCTTCAAAAGCTGGATCCGGATCTGAGCTTTCAGTATGCCACGCTGGAAAATCATCGGGATACACTGACGGAAGAGGCTTTAGCAGAGACAGATGTGCTCATCTGGTGGGGGCATATGCATCATCAGGATGTGGAGGATGCCGTCGTCAGCAGAGTATGCGAGGCGGTGAACAAGGGCATGGGACTGATCGTGCTGCATTCCGGCCATGAATCGAAGGTATTCCAGCGCCTTATGGGGACGCGCTGCTCGGTGCACTGGAGAGAGTCCAATGAAAACGGACATATCTGGCTGCTGGATGAAACGCATCCCATCGTACAGGGCGTACAGAACCCGCTGGACCTTTCAGCAGAGGAAACCTATGCAGAGCCGTTTGACATCCCGCAGCCGGACGAGCTGCTGGGCGTTACCTGGTGGAAGGGCGGCGAAATTTTCCGCGGCATGAATCTGTACCGCAGGGGACGCGGCAAGATTTTTTATTTCCACCCGGGTCATGAGACGCTTCCCAGCTATTATAATGAGCAGGTGCTGCGGGTGATCGACAATGCGCTGCATTATCTGCAGCCGGTCTGCCGCGTGCAGGAGCTGACCTCGCGGTATAAGGTGCCGCAGGAAAAGGATATTTGCGAGGCTTTATTTGAGGAAAAAGAAGGCAAGCTGCGCTATAAGGGATATGAATCGGCACATGAGTGGAAGGCCGTCAGAACGAATACAGAGGAGGAAGCCAGATGA
- the tsaE gene encoding tRNA (adenosine(37)-N6)-threonylcarbamoyltransferase complex ATPase subunit type 1 TsaE: MHILESHGEEETFAIGQKLGKAAAPGQIFCLIGDLGTGKTVLAKGLADGLGIQEDIVSPTFTIIQEYQGRLPFYHFDIYRIMDEDELFEIGWEEYINGSGVCLVEWADQVPEAIPPEASWIQIEKELSKGISYRKITIKEGTKPC; encoded by the coding sequence TTGCATATCTTAGAATCACATGGAGAAGAAGAGACCTTCGCAATTGGGCAAAAGCTAGGTAAAGCAGCAGCCCCCGGTCAGATTTTTTGTCTGATCGGCGATCTGGGAACCGGCAAAACGGTACTTGCCAAAGGCCTGGCAGACGGGCTGGGGATTCAGGAAGACATTGTCAGCCCCACATTTACCATCATACAGGAGTATCAGGGCAGGCTTCCCTTTTATCATTTTGATATATATCGGATTATGGACGAGGACGAGCTCTTTGAAATCGGCTGGGAAGAATACATAAACGGCAGCGGCGTTTGTCTGGTAGAATGGGCCGATCAGGTGCCCGAGGCAATCCCGCCGGAGGCGAGCTGGATCCAGATCGAAAAGGAGCTTAGCAAAGGCATATCATACCGAAAAATTACGATAAAAGAAGGAACCAAGCCATGCTGA